A genome region from Salvia splendens isolate huo1 chromosome 19, SspV2, whole genome shotgun sequence includes the following:
- the LOC121778285 gene encoding uncharacterized protein LOC121778285, giving the protein MDVAEVRSSNPQPAVHGGGGYTLPAVRFSNEDILFCIDVGRETLAEMKVNGPNGRPYTRLDSIKQAIMLFVHSKLTINPDHRFAFSALGKSTYWLRKEFSSEVDAALSALRGLSVDSSTSHADLTQLFKVATHEAKKSRAQNRIFRVILIYCRSSTPPQSQLPSTLKLFTLDVMYLHDKPGPDNCPQVVYDTLVDALERISEFEGYIFESGQGLTRALFRNMCQLLCHPQQRCIQDELDLPKSLVKKSPAADASQGDENAVVSIQ; this is encoded by the exons ATGGACGTCGCAGAGGTCAGGAGCTCAAATCCACAGCCTGCTGTTCACGGCGGTGGCGGATACACTCTCCCCGCAGTCCGATTCTCAAACGAGGACATACTATTTTGCATTGATGTCGGTCGCGAAACGTTGGCGGAGATGAAGGTGAACGGGCCCAACGGTCGCCCCTACACCCGATTGGATTCCATAAAGCAGGCAATTATGCTATTCGTCCACTCCAAGCTCACCATCAATCCCGATCACCGTTTCGCATTCTCCGCCCTCGGCAAATCCACCTATTGG CTTCGGAAAGAGTTCAGTAGTGAAGTTGATGCAGCACTTTCCGCTCTACGAGGTCTCTCAGTGGATTCATCCACAAGCCATGCAGACCTCACTCAGCTTTTCAAAGTAGCAACACACGAAGCAAAAAAATCTCGTGCACAAAATCGGATATTCCGTGTG ATCTTGATCTACTGTAGGTCATCCACGCCGCCACAATCCCAGTTGCCTTCGACTCTGAAGCTCTTCACCTTGGATGTGATGTACCTCCACGACAAACCCGGACCTGATAACTGTCCTCAAGTGGTGTATGATACACTAGTCGACGCACTCGAACGAATCAGCGAGTTCGAGGGCTACATCTTCGAGAGTGGTCAAGGACTGACGCGTGCCCTTTTCCGTAACATGTGTCAGCTGTTATGCCATCCTCAGCAGCGTTGTATTCAGGATGAGCTGGACCTTCCCAAGTCTCTGGTGAAGAAGTCTCCTGCAGCTGATGCATCGCAAGGGGATGAAAACGCAGTTGTCTCCATCCAGTGA